One window from the genome of Bacilli bacterium encodes:
- a CDS encoding Ig-like domain-containing protein — MKKTKLFTNLFSLSMVSLLLAACGGQTGSTSSEGLTSENPTTSETSVTSEEPTSTSVSESSSEDLTTITVTNTEEGAWVGDTLQITYESNKALGDQDLSFASSDEEVATISESGLITFLKAGNVTISVTLKTDIAVSDNFSLAVKDEMIDQAYGFGNLDFTNIRAENPSVATTKTNADWPYVEGVFKNVYGQKYYASATFAITEVNYGWTWNRVAIGHRDRPAVEGDHVWRGYNLSYGDSSGNQKKSVMMETPNNWGETTDRSQVWGLNGLAQLSFGVDADSVKLSTIRDGNEYFYFVNDKLAWQERYDRRFLDVDTMPTFVVGDMHATISDFAVETDSEAIDAMLSGAEAGRLLYPTYASNVSVDDAAKTITFANAAASWPWNNIKDNAAKSLGDAFSLPAADASVSFDFAIANYVDPDSAALTLTLNQWGTNSAQNGPSEAVTFMFGKDSAGLTVWNSNGDLPVTPNMSLAYPTALQATNSVTITRTIVDGNTYFTLEINGETVDLNSWYFGGYALPYTMSFGSRQVNATVSNYQVSILD, encoded by the coding sequence ATGAAAAAAACGAAGCTTTTTACAAATTTGTTTTCACTGTCGATGGTCTCATTGCTTTTGGCCGCTTGCGGCGGTCAAACGGGCAGCACGTCAAGCGAAGGTCTGACAAGTGAAAATCCGACGACAAGTGAAACCTCGGTTACAAGTGAAGAACCGACATCCACTTCCGTCAGTGAGTCTAGTTCGGAAGATTTAACGACGATTACGGTTACCAATACGGAAGAAGGGGCATGGGTAGGGGATACCCTCCAAATCACCTATGAGTCCAACAAGGCCCTTGGTGATCAGGATTTGTCTTTTGCCAGCAGTGATGAAGAAGTTGCGACTATCAGTGAATCGGGTTTAATAACCTTCTTAAAAGCGGGAAACGTTACTATTTCGGTAACGCTTAAGACGGATATAGCCGTCAGTGATAATTTTAGTTTGGCCGTTAAAGATGAAATGATAGATCAAGCCTATGGTTTTGGGAATCTCGATTTCACAAATATTCGGGCGGAGAATCCCAGTGTTGCGACCACGAAAACGAATGCTGACTGGCCATATGTCGAAGGCGTATTTAAAAATGTCTATGGTCAGAAGTACTATGCTTCAGCGACTTTTGCCATTACCGAAGTAAACTATGGTTGGACGTGGAATCGCGTGGCTATTGGCCATCGGGATCGGCCGGCGGTTGAAGGCGATCACGTTTGGCGGGGATACAACCTGTCCTATGGTGATTCCTCCGGTAATCAGAAAAAATCGGTGATGATGGAGACTCCCAACAATTGGGGAGAAACAACCGATCGTTCCCAAGTATGGGGACTCAATGGTTTGGCTCAATTATCATTCGGAGTTGATGCCGACAGCGTTAAATTGTCGACGATTCGCGACGGAAATGAATATTTCTACTTTGTTAACGATAAACTTGCTTGGCAAGAAAGATATGATCGACGGTTTTTGGATGTCGACACGATGCCGACGTTCGTTGTCGGCGATATGCATGCGACAATCAGTGACTTTGCGGTTGAAACCGACAGTGAAGCTATCGACGCAATGCTAAGCGGCGCCGAAGCCGGCCGTTTGCTATATCCGACTTATGCCAGTAATGTAAGCGTTGATGATGCCGCCAAAACGATAACTTTTGCTAACGCCGCGGCGAGTTGGCCATGGAATAACATTAAGGATAATGCGGCAAAATCGCTGGGTGATGCTTTTTCCCTTCCGGCAGCTGATGCTTCAGTATCATTTGATTTTGCCATCGCCAATTATGTTGATCCCGATAGTGCGGCTTTGACATTGACTCTCAATCAATGGGGAACCAACAGCGCGCAAAATGGGCCGAGTGAGGCGGTAACCTTTATGTTTGGCAAGGATAGCGCGGGTCTTACCGTGTGGAATAGCAACGGCGATTTACCGGTTACTCCTAATATGTCACTAGCCTATCCAACGGCTTTGCAAGCGACAAATTCGGTGACGATTACTAGGACGATTGTAGATGGAAACACCTATTTCACCTTAGAAATCAACGGGGAAACGGTTGACTTAAATTCCTGGTATTTTGGTGGATATGCCCTACCCTATACGATGTCGTTTGGTTCACGTCAGGTTAATGCCACTGTCAGTAACTATCAAGTGTCAATTTTAGATTAA